The Chelatococcus sp. HY11 genome includes a window with the following:
- a CDS encoding helix-turn-helix transcriptional regulator, translating into MIDPARCRAARAILGWSQADLCAAAKIGRATLTDFEAGRRTPYERTLRDIQTALEAAGIIFIDEDATSAAGGPGVRLRKDTP; encoded by the coding sequence ATGATTGATCCAGCTCGTTGCAGGGCGGCGCGGGCAATTTTGGGTTGGTCGCAAGCCGACTTATGCGCTGCAGCTAAGATTGGGCGCGCTACGCTCACTGATTTTGAGGCTGGCAGGAGGACGCCTTATGAGAGGACGCTCCGCGATATCCAGACCGCTCTCGAAGCGGCCGGCATCATCTTCATCGACGAGGATGCGACCTCCGCAGCAGGCGGGCCGGGCGTCCGGCTACGGAAGGACACACCATGA
- a CDS encoding XRE family transcriptional regulator: protein MDIELCGHVVGPHQFVQTICIRITKLSNGKLVALANPLWHNDNYFLKEATVTLGELVRETRTAMGLSQAALGEKVGLSQQAIAAIERGDVAEPRNLKALVDVLGLSLEIHGLSPNKMSPREVRTPFRVKGQHRSPSGVTTVVPMIPAGPPLAKELPVLGVAAGGNAGAFHISDTTYDTVPAPPELANVAGSYVVYCYGESMVPRFYAGERVYVHPRLPVARGDFVVVQLAESGETEPTEGIVKQFVSQDDESLILHQFNPEQDLAIPIERVRHMHKIVFSGRPY from the coding sequence GTGGACATCGAACTGTGCGGACATGTGGTTGGCCCTCATCAATTTGTACAAACAATTTGCATAAGAATCACCAAATTGTCAAACGGGAAATTAGTTGCGCTCGCCAACCCGTTGTGGCACAACGACAATTATTTTTTGAAGGAGGCGACGGTGACGCTTGGCGAACTGGTACGCGAAACGCGCACTGCAATGGGACTCAGCCAGGCTGCCCTTGGTGAGAAAGTCGGCCTGTCCCAGCAGGCAATTGCAGCCATCGAGCGCGGGGACGTCGCCGAGCCTAGGAATCTAAAGGCGCTCGTCGACGTTTTGGGGCTTTCCCTAGAAATTCACGGCCTATCGCCAAACAAGATGTCTCCGCGGGAAGTCCGAACGCCTTTCCGAGTCAAAGGGCAGCATCGTAGCCCGAGTGGCGTGACAACAGTCGTCCCCATGATTCCGGCGGGTCCGCCACTTGCGAAGGAGCTCCCTGTTCTGGGCGTGGCTGCGGGCGGCAACGCTGGCGCATTCCATATTTCCGACACGACATACGATACGGTCCCCGCTCCGCCTGAGCTGGCAAACGTTGCTGGCAGCTATGTGGTGTACTGCTACGGTGAATCGATGGTTCCGCGATTTTACGCCGGGGAGAGGGTCTACGTGCACCCTCGCCTTCCTGTCGCGAGGGGCGATTTCGTGGTCGTGCAGTTGGCTGAAAGCGGCGAGACGGAACCCACGGAGGGGATCGTGAAGCAGTTTGTTTCACAGGACGACGAATCACTAATCCTGCACCAGTTTAACCCGGAGCAAGACCTGGCCATCCCGATCGAGCGTGTACGGCATATGCATAAAATTGTTTTCAGCGGCCGGCCGTACTAA
- a CDS encoding bifunctional DNA primase/polymerase: MTLLTPTTPTALTPYNQTGSTLVDQGFSAIPCRPGSKRPGSYSYGQWYGRNDWQQYCSRLPTDYETRAWERWPDAGVCVALGYAGLIAVDIDTDDPELCAALAAVIPESPIMKRGQKGFTAFYTGPDSIKSAAFNVNNERVVDLLAHGKQTVVPPTIHPETQRPYQWIGEALETTTPDRLPTLPADIAERIAEALSPFGYAPTHTPRPQGDGYGHSIWRDLNAKALEDLDAWVPALDLPKCKKTPRGYVAVPFWRPSNRGRPTHQRNPNLKITRDGIKDFHDGDRGYTALDVVMEALGCGLDFADQWLREKLGYQEPDLYGLEAWFPKVAATESAPEPSEPQPVAAPRANVNPFTPSAAGGLLQAISQWVLDNGRRPVPEYAVMAATTFLAGLYGRRCVGPTGAGLNVYFVGLGSSAHGKGHPLKALKTLAVDTGLQQLVVAGDFTADSAIERALRRSPSMVVAWDEFGLVLQGVNGKNASSWTRTVRRALLEVYSLSADMWTGKQYADPKRDDPEPIFCPTLSILGMTTPSTFYDGLADGNLSDGFLNRMTVIHATETPERRKAPPVMITPPSLQAAIKDAANTQFGRGNLAGANHRDSRARPPLHVVEWDSPAVEARWLEIEDWQIAEIEERNGVEGIIGRTAEQTIKLATIRALSRDGARARVTLDDVEWGYAVVQRSLDCLDRGVREHMASSEFESLCKAIVAALRKAKDGSMGMASLLRVKGISRSEDRHVNAAIDRLVRIGEVTKVHNPRRAGFSLKLTEGYDVKPV; this comes from the coding sequence ATGACCCTCCTAACACCCACCACGCCCACGGCGCTGACGCCGTATAACCAGACCGGCAGTACCCTCGTCGACCAGGGCTTTAGCGCGATCCCATGTCGGCCTGGATCCAAGAGGCCAGGCTCCTACAGTTATGGGCAATGGTACGGCCGGAACGATTGGCAACAATACTGTTCTCGCCTTCCGACCGACTATGAAACCCGCGCTTGGGAGCGTTGGCCGGACGCTGGTGTCTGCGTGGCCCTGGGCTATGCGGGCCTCATAGCGGTCGACATCGATACGGACGACCCGGAGCTGTGTGCAGCGCTGGCTGCGGTCATCCCCGAATCCCCGATAATGAAAAGAGGGCAAAAGGGTTTTACGGCTTTCTATACCGGGCCTGACAGCATCAAGTCGGCCGCCTTCAATGTGAACAACGAGCGCGTCGTGGACCTCCTGGCTCACGGCAAGCAGACGGTCGTCCCGCCAACGATTCACCCGGAGACGCAACGGCCTTATCAATGGATAGGCGAGGCGCTCGAAACCACGACGCCCGATCGCCTGCCCACACTCCCCGCTGACATCGCCGAGCGCATCGCGGAAGCTTTGTCCCCGTTTGGATACGCCCCGACGCATACCCCCAGGCCGCAAGGCGATGGCTATGGCCACTCAATTTGGCGCGACCTCAACGCCAAGGCGCTCGAAGACCTCGACGCGTGGGTGCCTGCGCTCGATCTCCCCAAATGCAAAAAGACGCCACGCGGCTACGTGGCTGTGCCGTTCTGGCGACCGTCAAATCGCGGCCGGCCCACCCACCAGCGCAACCCGAATCTGAAAATCACCCGCGACGGTATCAAGGACTTCCATGACGGGGATCGCGGTTACACCGCCCTCGACGTCGTCATGGAGGCGCTCGGTTGCGGGCTCGACTTCGCGGACCAGTGGTTGCGTGAAAAGCTCGGCTACCAGGAGCCGGACCTTTACGGGCTCGAAGCCTGGTTCCCGAAGGTCGCTGCCACGGAATCCGCGCCCGAGCCATCCGAGCCCCAGCCTGTCGCGGCACCACGTGCCAACGTCAACCCGTTCACGCCGTCTGCTGCCGGCGGGCTCCTGCAGGCCATCTCCCAGTGGGTCTTGGACAATGGACGGCGTCCCGTGCCTGAGTATGCCGTCATGGCCGCCACGACGTTCCTGGCGGGTCTGTACGGCCGTCGCTGCGTCGGACCTACCGGCGCGGGGCTGAACGTCTACTTCGTGGGCTTGGGCTCCTCTGCCCACGGAAAGGGGCATCCGTTGAAGGCACTCAAGACCCTGGCCGTCGACACCGGCTTGCAGCAGCTCGTCGTTGCCGGCGACTTCACGGCCGACAGCGCCATCGAGCGCGCCCTGCGACGCTCCCCGTCCATGGTCGTGGCGTGGGACGAGTTCGGGCTGGTCCTCCAGGGTGTGAACGGCAAGAACGCATCCTCCTGGACGCGCACGGTTCGGCGCGCGCTCCTGGAGGTCTACAGTCTGTCGGCGGACATGTGGACCGGCAAGCAGTATGCGGATCCGAAGCGCGACGATCCCGAGCCGATCTTCTGCCCCACGCTGTCGATCCTGGGCATGACCACGCCTTCAACGTTCTATGACGGTCTGGCGGACGGCAACCTATCGGACGGCTTCCTGAACCGCATGACGGTCATCCACGCCACCGAGACGCCCGAGCGCCGTAAGGCGCCTCCGGTGATGATCACGCCGCCTTCGTTGCAAGCGGCCATCAAGGATGCGGCAAATACCCAGTTCGGCCGGGGCAACCTCGCAGGCGCAAACCACCGTGATTCCCGCGCCAGGCCCCCCCTCCACGTCGTCGAATGGGACAGCCCCGCTGTCGAAGCCCGCTGGCTTGAAATCGAGGATTGGCAGATCGCCGAGATCGAGGAGCGCAACGGCGTCGAGGGCATCATCGGGCGCACCGCCGAGCAGACGATCAAGCTCGCCACCATCCGCGCGCTGTCCCGTGACGGCGCCCGAGCGCGCGTCACACTCGACGATGTTGAGTGGGGTTACGCCGTCGTGCAGCGCTCTCTTGATTGCCTCGATCGCGGCGTGCGTGAGCACATGGCGTCAAGCGAGTTCGAGTCCCTCTGCAAGGCGATCGTCGCCGCCCTGCGGAAGGCAAAGGACGGGTCGATGGGCATGGCGTCACTGTTGCGCGTCAAGGGCATCTCACGATCCGAGGACCGGCACGTCAACGCCGCCATCGACAGGCTGGTGCGGATCGGGGAGGTGACCAAGGTCCACAACCCGAGGCGCGCCGGATTCAGCCTCAAACTGACGGAGGGCTATGATGTAAAACCGGTGTAG
- a CDS encoding VRR-NUC domain-containing protein, with protein MQHAAVRALFQAKKSGQPLRYAGSMSAGKRSPRDRAIAKATGLEPGEPDLSIYLPGGRLLQIEIKTTDGELSSEQIDAHAEILELGFPPVAVVIAKDEDDAASQTMALVRQRIQDSQ; from the coding sequence TTGCAGCACGCTGCTGTTCGCGCCCTGTTTCAAGCAAAGAAATCCGGCCAACCGCTCCGCTATGCCGGCAGCATGAGCGCCGGCAAACGCAGCCCCCGAGATCGAGCGATAGCAAAAGCAACCGGGCTGGAACCCGGCGAACCCGATCTGTCGATCTATCTCCCCGGCGGGCGATTATTGCAGATCGAGATCAAAACCACGGACGGCGAGCTGTCCTCAGAGCAAATCGACGCCCACGCCGAAATTCTCGAGCTGGGCTTCCCTCCCGTGGCCGTCGTCATCGCCAAGGACGAAGACGACGCAGCCAGCCAGACCATGGCGCTCGTGCGCCAGCGCATTCAGGACAGCCAATGA
- a CDS encoding HNH endonuclease signature motif containing protein yields MADDRRPWRGLYKTAAWRQLRLSCLAAHPLCVMCEEVGDVTPADTVDHKIPHRGDTALFFDPGNLQSLCKRCHDSHKKRIENGQIVTATGLDGWPI; encoded by the coding sequence ATGGCGGACGATCGACGGCCATGGCGCGGCCTCTACAAGACGGCCGCATGGCGCCAGCTGCGTCTCTCCTGCCTCGCTGCCCACCCGCTGTGCGTGATGTGCGAGGAGGTTGGCGACGTCACTCCGGCTGACACTGTGGATCACAAGATCCCCCATCGCGGCGACACCGCGCTGTTCTTCGATCCGGGCAACCTGCAGAGCCTCTGCAAGCGGTGTCACGACAGCCACAAGAAGCGAATCGAGAACGGTCAGATCGTCACCGCGACCGGCCTCGACGGCTGGCCGATATAG
- a CDS encoding terminase TerL endonuclease subunit: MTRGERNCRWIEKHCYIPEGAHIGRPVRLRPWQKDIIRGIYDNPSNTRRAIVSLGRKNAKTALSAFLLLLHLCGPEARPNSQLYSAAQSREQASVIFNLAAKCVRISASLRDYVTIKDSGKELVCGELGTKYRALSADAGTAYGLSPIFIVHDELGQVKGPRSELYEALETATGAQENPLSIVISTQAATDADLLSVLIDDAIKSNDPKIRVFLYTAPMSIDPFTEEAVKIANPAFGDFQNPAETLQMMEEARRLPSREAAYRNLVLNQRVELNSPFMPRAVWEACSAKPDHDFTGRLVYGGLDLSETTDLTALVLVAPAGGGAWDVVPTFWLPGDGLAERARADRVPYDVWADSGALNAIPDARSIEYDYIARYLRGVFDRYNVQKIAFDRYNFRHFRPCLIRAGFSEDEIEQRFAEFGQGFVSMSPALRALETLAVNQKLRHGGHPVLNMCAANAIAKPDDAGNRKLTKAQSRGRIDGMVSLAMAVGVASEFVEESAPATSPWDDPSYSLVA, encoded by the coding sequence ATGACGCGCGGTGAACGCAATTGTCGATGGATTGAGAAGCACTGTTACATCCCAGAGGGCGCCCACATCGGGCGCCCTGTTCGTTTGAGGCCTTGGCAGAAAGACATCATTCGCGGCATCTATGACAATCCGAGCAACACGCGCCGCGCGATTGTCAGCCTCGGTCGCAAGAACGCCAAGACGGCCCTTTCCGCCTTCCTCCTGCTACTCCACCTTTGCGGCCCGGAAGCCCGGCCAAACAGCCAGCTCTATAGCGCGGCCCAGTCGCGAGAGCAGGCATCCGTCATTTTCAACCTGGCGGCCAAGTGCGTCCGGATCTCCGCGAGTCTGCGGGACTATGTGACAATCAAGGACTCCGGCAAGGAGCTTGTTTGCGGCGAACTGGGCACAAAGTATCGGGCGCTTTCTGCCGATGCCGGTACAGCCTACGGCTTGTCGCCGATCTTTATCGTGCATGACGAGCTTGGCCAGGTAAAAGGCCCGCGGTCGGAGCTCTATGAAGCCCTGGAAACCGCCACCGGCGCGCAGGAAAATCCTCTATCGATCGTGATCTCGACGCAGGCGGCGACCGATGCGGACCTGCTGTCCGTCCTGATTGACGACGCGATCAAGTCGAACGATCCAAAGATCCGCGTCTTTCTGTACACGGCGCCGATGAGCATAGACCCGTTTACGGAAGAGGCGGTGAAGATCGCCAACCCCGCCTTCGGCGACTTCCAGAATCCAGCCGAGACGCTGCAGATGATGGAAGAAGCGCGGCGCCTTCCGTCTCGCGAGGCAGCATACCGCAATTTGGTCCTCAACCAGAGGGTCGAGTTAAACAGCCCCTTCATGCCGCGTGCTGTTTGGGAGGCGTGCTCCGCAAAGCCGGACCATGATTTCACCGGTCGCCTGGTGTACGGCGGTCTCGACCTGTCTGAAACGACTGACCTGACAGCGTTGGTGCTCGTGGCGCCGGCTGGGGGTGGAGCATGGGACGTGGTACCCACGTTCTGGCTGCCGGGCGATGGACTTGCCGAGCGGGCTCGTGCGGATCGGGTTCCCTATGATGTTTGGGCCGATAGCGGTGCCTTGAACGCTATTCCGGACGCTCGGAGTATCGAATACGACTATATCGCGCGGTATCTGCGAGGTGTATTCGACCGCTACAACGTTCAGAAGATCGCATTCGACCGCTACAACTTCCGTCACTTCCGCCCTTGCTTGATCCGGGCTGGCTTCTCTGAAGATGAGATCGAGCAACGCTTCGCCGAGTTCGGCCAAGGCTTCGTCTCCATGTCTCCAGCGTTGCGGGCGCTCGAGACGTTGGCGGTCAATCAGAAGCTGAGGCACGGCGGGCACCCCGTGCTCAACATGTGCGCGGCGAACGCTATCGCGAAGCCGGATGATGCCGGTAACCGCAAACTGACTAAGGCGCAGAGCCGCGGTCGTATCGACGGAATGGTTAGTCTGGCCATGGCGGTCGGAGTGGCTAGCGAGTTCGTCGAAGAATCTGCGCCAGCGACATCTCCCTGGGACGATCCCAGCTACTCTTTGGTGGCCTGA
- a CDS encoding phage portal protein → MKIFGYELRRVSSNEQRSTVTVSAPYGEFIEFFGVRPVDMPNVTTDSALTVPAVLAAVTFLSRTLAALPLHAYRSTKDGAERLSGKIHTVVHDAPNDNMDSFKFRQYLWQQVFTGGRGLAWIERTPQGIEALWPLDPVATTISRAAGVTTYTCDGKQYPSADVIDVPFMLKHDGLSHYGPIDRASSAIQQALAMADYGKNFFAGGGVPPLALTGPVPAGDEAMQRARRDIKRVIDAAKEKREPVFPIPPGYELKPVGIDPEKGQMTDARRFQVEEIARGWQLPPVFLQDLTRATFTNAEQQDLHLVKHLIGQWAGALEGEMNLKMFGRGRGNRYVEHNLDGLMRGDFTSRMTGYATAVQNGIRSPDEVRALENLPAHGGWAAKLHIQGATVPLGEQVTGGEDPPANDNSGSEAEAA, encoded by the coding sequence ATGAAGATATTTGGATATGAGCTTCGTCGGGTGAGCTCCAACGAGCAGCGGTCGACGGTGACGGTGAGCGCCCCTTATGGGGAGTTCATAGAATTCTTCGGCGTCAGGCCCGTGGACATGCCGAATGTGACCACGGACAGCGCCCTCACTGTTCCGGCCGTTCTTGCAGCGGTCACCTTCCTGTCGCGGACGTTGGCAGCTTTGCCGCTACATGCCTACCGCTCCACCAAAGACGGCGCTGAGCGTCTTTCCGGCAAGATCCACACTGTCGTTCATGACGCGCCGAACGACAACATGGATAGCTTCAAATTCCGCCAGTACCTCTGGCAACAGGTTTTTACCGGTGGCCGGGGGCTTGCATGGATAGAGCGGACCCCGCAGGGCATCGAGGCCCTTTGGCCCCTCGATCCTGTGGCGACGACTATCAGTCGGGCGGCTGGGGTGACGACTTATACCTGTGACGGCAAGCAGTACCCGTCTGCTGACGTGATCGATGTCCCATTCATGTTGAAGCACGACGGGCTGTCGCATTACGGCCCGATCGACCGGGCGAGTAGCGCAATCCAGCAAGCCCTGGCAATGGCTGACTACGGCAAGAACTTCTTTGCTGGGGGAGGCGTACCGCCGCTGGCGCTTACCGGCCCGGTGCCTGCTGGCGACGAGGCCATGCAACGAGCGCGGCGGGACATCAAGCGCGTGATAGATGCCGCCAAGGAAAAGCGCGAACCGGTCTTTCCTATCCCGCCAGGGTACGAACTCAAGCCAGTCGGAATTGACCCTGAAAAAGGGCAGATGACCGATGCGAGGCGCTTCCAGGTCGAGGAGATCGCCAGAGGCTGGCAATTGCCGCCTGTGTTTCTGCAGGATCTAACTCGGGCCACCTTCACTAACGCTGAGCAGCAGGATCTTCATCTCGTCAAGCATTTGATCGGCCAATGGGCCGGCGCCTTGGAAGGCGAGATGAACCTGAAGATGTTCGGCCGCGGTCGTGGAAATCGGTATGTCGAGCACAACCTGGACGGATTGATGCGCGGTGATTTCACGTCGCGAATGACCGGGTACGCCACTGCCGTACAGAACGGAATCCGATCCCCTGACGAAGTAAGGGCGCTGGAAAACCTGCCAGCACATGGCGGCTGGGCTGCAAAGCTGCACATTCAGGGCGCCACGGTGCCACTGGGTGAGCAAGTAACGGGTGGCGAGGATCCGCCCGCAAACGATAACAGCGGCTCTGAGGCGGAAGCGGCATGA
- a CDS encoding HK97 family phage prohead protease, protein MTEFEKRGGTLGVEARDDDSKRTLIGYAAVFNSDTTIGDYFVERIAPGAFDAALNADVRALVNHDTGRVVGRTKSGTLRLSADSRGLRVEIDVPDTVDGRDLWTLVQRGDISGMSFGFSVTKQEWDESGDRPVRTILGVDLFEVSAVAFPAYDDTSLAMRSLEAIRTDGERRRSNATAARRRIAERKAHMEQSIRGIRQEAP, encoded by the coding sequence ATGACAGAATTCGAGAAGAGAGGCGGCACGCTCGGTGTCGAGGCGCGGGATGATGACAGCAAGCGGACCCTGATTGGATACGCCGCGGTTTTCAACAGCGACACAACGATCGGGGATTACTTCGTGGAGCGCATTGCGCCCGGAGCATTCGACGCCGCCTTGAACGCTGATGTGCGCGCCCTTGTGAACCATGACACGGGGCGGGTGGTTGGCCGGACGAAATCAGGTACGCTTCGGTTGTCGGCGGATAGCCGCGGCCTGCGGGTCGAGATCGACGTTCCGGACACGGTCGATGGTCGCGATCTTTGGACCCTGGTCCAGCGTGGCGATATCTCGGGCATGTCGTTTGGATTCAGCGTGACCAAACAAGAGTGGGACGAATCCGGCGACAGGCCGGTCCGCACCATTTTGGGCGTCGACCTGTTTGAGGTCAGCGCCGTCGCTTTTCCGGCGTACGACGACACAAGCTTGGCGATGCGATCGCTTGAAGCGATCCGAACAGACGGCGAGCGCCGGCGTAGCAACGCGACCGCAGCGCGTAGACGCATCGCAGAGCGCAAAGCTCACATGGAACAGTCAATTCGGGGCATCCGGCAGGAAGCGCCCTAA
- a CDS encoding phage major capsid protein, which yields MSLTEMQQKRGELVTQAREALDAIKTNTDEARANELEGRHDRIMADLDRLDRNIEREMRVAEAEQRQSDAAEAERRARRPTGRDVEAPGRSDAAPLEYRQVFHKFLAVGGDPSELTSEERAVLRRGAEAKAEFRAQTAGATTAGGFTVPTELAGFIIKTMKAWGPMYDEDICTVLNTASGNPIKIPTVDDTAVTAEKHTEATALTDDGGKDVTFGQKSLDAYVYDTEFIRFSMELAQDSIFNVESLLGDLLGERLGRLANRELTVGDGAGDPNGIVTASSLGKTATATAAIASDEIIDLLHSVNSAYRRSPKSRFMFADTTLAAIRKLKDGQGNYLWAMGDITTGEPSTLLGYRYSINDDMDALAAAKKVMLFGDFSKYFVRKVGSPVIGVLRERFWPDLGIAGLIRFDGELGDTAAVKHLITAAS from the coding sequence ATGTCCCTTACTGAAATGCAGCAGAAGCGCGGCGAACTGGTTACTCAGGCCCGTGAAGCTCTCGATGCGATCAAGACGAACACCGACGAGGCTCGAGCCAATGAGCTTGAGGGCCGCCATGACAGGATCATGGCGGATCTTGACAGGCTCGATCGCAATATCGAGCGCGAAATGCGGGTAGCTGAGGCTGAACAACGTCAGTCGGATGCAGCCGAGGCCGAGCGGCGCGCCCGTCGCCCGACTGGCCGTGACGTTGAGGCTCCCGGCCGCTCTGACGCTGCTCCACTGGAGTATCGTCAGGTCTTTCACAAGTTCCTCGCCGTTGGCGGTGATCCGTCCGAACTGACGTCGGAAGAGCGCGCCGTTCTTCGCCGTGGCGCTGAGGCAAAGGCTGAGTTCCGCGCTCAGACTGCCGGCGCGACGACTGCCGGCGGCTTCACGGTCCCGACCGAGCTTGCCGGCTTCATAATCAAGACGATGAAGGCCTGGGGGCCGATGTACGATGAGGACATCTGCACCGTCCTCAACACGGCAAGCGGCAACCCGATCAAGATCCCGACCGTCGATGACACCGCCGTCACTGCTGAGAAGCATACGGAAGCGACGGCCCTCACTGACGACGGCGGCAAGGACGTCACCTTCGGGCAGAAGTCGCTTGATGCCTACGTCTACGATACCGAGTTCATTCGCTTCTCCATGGAGCTGGCACAGGATTCGATCTTCAACGTCGAATCCCTGCTGGGTGACCTGCTCGGTGAGCGCCTTGGCCGCCTGGCTAACAGGGAGTTGACTGTCGGCGACGGCGCTGGCGATCCCAACGGCATCGTCACGGCGTCGAGCCTCGGCAAGACTGCCACCGCAACCGCAGCGATCGCCAGCGACGAGATCATCGATCTTCTTCACTCGGTGAATTCGGCCTATCGCCGCTCCCCGAAGTCCCGCTTCATGTTCGCGGATACGACCCTGGCGGCGATCCGTAAGCTGAAGGACGGCCAGGGCAATTACCTTTGGGCCATGGGCGATATCACCACGGGCGAGCCCAGCACGCTGCTCGGCTACCGCTACAGCATCAATGACGACATGGATGCGCTCGCGGCGGCCAAAAAGGTCATGCTTTTCGGCGATTTCAGCAAGTATTTTGTACGAAAGGTCGGATCTCCCGTCATTGGCGTCCTTCGTGAGCGCTTCTGGCCGGATCTCGGCATCGCTGGCCTCATCCGCTTCGACGGTGAGCTTGGCGACACTGCTGCGGTGAAGCACCTCATCACCGCCGCTTCGTAA
- a CDS encoding phage tail terminator-like protein: MPSKAVADAVEARLSALWTRCPVFDINEEPTGPEDGSAFLEVQYPVANRGQITIGAPGNNVFREEGAIRFVLRTDRGQGRDTALAWADELAMIFQAKQFDGVTTWAPSAPTLDGRNYSDNYFTVTFAVPYYADTLG; the protein is encoded by the coding sequence ATGCCCAGCAAAGCAGTCGCCGACGCCGTCGAGGCGCGGCTTTCCGCTCTGTGGACGCGGTGCCCCGTGTTCGACATCAACGAAGAGCCAACCGGCCCGGAAGATGGATCCGCCTTCCTGGAGGTCCAGTACCCCGTCGCGAACCGGGGACAGATCACCATCGGAGCGCCGGGCAACAACGTCTTTCGCGAGGAAGGCGCCATCCGCTTTGTCCTGCGCACCGATCGTGGCCAAGGGCGCGATACGGCTCTCGCATGGGCTGATGAGCTGGCGATGATCTTCCAGGCGAAGCAGTTCGACGGTGTCACCACCTGGGCGCCGTCAGCCCCTACGCTCGATGGCCGGAACTATTCTGACAACTATTTCACCGTGACCTTCGCGGTTCCCTACTACGCCGACACGCTCGGCTGA
- a CDS encoding phage tail tube protein, protein MADLQSTNRVKLAKVREVTAGTTPPNPAFKEIRQTSSGLNAAPQTVTSNEIRADRQVADLILVGLQVAGDVGGELSFGAADDDFEEALQGTWASKPAIVVATVDTEISDVTATTVTVASGGAAFKAGHLVALSGLPTPANNKLARVTSSTATTIVFPAATFAIEADPIPVGAAARVVGFEAASADVAAVTAGGNGLTATALDFTTLGLNVGEWVKIGGSATGTQFGTAANNGWARVSAIAAGKLSFDQVPAGWNADTGTGKTIQIFTGDFLKNGTTKRSSTFERQYLDHSPVSYEYFRGLELNTLSISAPAQQIATYTKGYIGREAEILSARVSGATDIAATTGDVLNTSSNVGRIGIGGVAVTGPNFVMSATVEINNNLRAQNAVGSIGAVGIGNGEFAVTGTQELYFGDKSIYEAVLGNTPSNFSILFGRQDGARPSILIDMPYTKYSSGAPGVSGKNADVMLSANFQAIRHPTLGYTMAVQRFHYLPA, encoded by the coding sequence ATGGCCGATCTGCAGTCAACCAACCGCGTCAAGCTTGCCAAAGTCCGCGAGGTCACCGCCGGCACCACGCCGCCCAACCCCGCCTTCAAGGAGATCCGGCAGACGTCGAGCGGCCTCAATGCCGCCCCACAGACCGTCACATCGAATGAGATCCGCGCCGACCGCCAGGTCGCTGACCTCATCCTCGTCGGCCTCCAGGTCGCTGGCGATGTCGGCGGTGAACTGTCGTTTGGCGCGGCGGACGATGATTTCGAGGAAGCGCTCCAGGGTACGTGGGCCAGCAAACCCGCGATCGTCGTCGCGACCGTTGACACCGAGATCTCGGATGTCACCGCCACCACGGTCACCGTGGCGTCGGGTGGCGCAGCCTTCAAGGCTGGCCATCTTGTCGCGCTGAGCGGCCTTCCCACACCGGCCAACAACAAGCTGGCACGGGTCACCTCGTCCACTGCGACGACCATCGTGTTTCCGGCTGCCACCTTCGCGATCGAGGCGGACCCTATCCCTGTCGGTGCGGCAGCCCGCGTCGTCGGTTTCGAGGCGGCTTCCGCTGACGTCGCGGCCGTCACCGCCGGCGGCAATGGTCTCACTGCGACGGCTCTAGATTTCACCACGCTCGGGCTCAACGTCGGGGAATGGGTGAAGATCGGCGGATCTGCCACGGGTACCCAGTTCGGGACCGCCGCGAACAATGGATGGGCTCGTGTGTCGGCCATCGCCGCGGGCAAGCTCTCGTTCGATCAGGTACCGGCCGGCTGGAATGCCGACACTGGCACTGGCAAGACGATCCAGATCTTCACGGGCGATTTCCTCAAAAACGGCACAACGAAGCGTTCCTCCACCTTCGAGCGCCAGTATCTCGATCACTCCCCGGTTAGTTACGAGTATTTCCGTGGTCTGGAGCTGAACACGCTCAGCATCAGCGCTCCGGCGCAGCAGATCGCGACCTACACCAAGGGCTACATCGGCCGTGAGGCTGAGATCCTGTCAGCCCGTGTCTCTGGTGCGACCGATATCGCGGCGACCACGGGCGATGTGCTCAACACCTCGTCCAACGTCGGACGGATCGGCATCGGCGGTGTCGCGGTCACCGGCCCGAACTTCGTGATGTCGGCGACGGTCGAGATCAATAACAACCTTCGGGCGCAGAACGCGGTCGGCTCGATCGGTGCTGTTGGCATTGGCAACGGCGAATTCGCGGTGACGGGCACGCAGGAACTCTATTTCGGCGACAAGTCCATTTACGAGGCCGTCCTCGGCAACACGCCGTCGAACTTCAGCATCCTGTTCGGTCGTCAGGACGGTGCGCGGCCCTCGATCCTGATCGACATGCCGTACACGAAATACTCGTCCGGCGCGCCGGGCGTCAGCGGCAAGAATGCCGACGTGATGCTGTCGGCCAACTTCCAGGCGATCCGTCACCCGACGCTGGGCTACACCATGGCGGTCCAACGCTTCCACTATCTGCCGGCGTAA